The stretch of DNA ATCACACCGAACGGGTTCAAACGCTGTACAAAGGAATCATAAATATTGCTGAAAAGGTTGCCGCCATAAACGACCGTATAGACAACCGGGGCCACGTACTTTGTTACCCTCTTCACGGTCTTCTTGGCCCACTTCTTCAACTTCTTGAAGAAGCCACGCTTCAACATACGAGTGTTGGATCTCGTGACAATCGGAGCAGCTTCATCGCCAGCGACAGAGAAGTATTCTTCATCTTCGTCATCTTCGTCCATGGCAACTTCAATGAGGGGTTCTGCAAACCACACATAGTCACCGGACGGGAGAGTCGGAATCCTTACAGCGGTCTGCATGGTGAATGCGCTGTAAACCGTATCGGTAAAGATCACGGAGTCACCCACGATGGAATCCTTGATCACCAACAGGCGATACCATTCCACGCCTTCGACGGCACTCCATTCGAGAGTCAGCGAATCAATATCGTCTTCGCTGTACTGCATCAGAGCCGGCGACAGAATGACCGGAACTTCGTTATCGCCCGGTTCTTCCCATGCGCGGTAGAATTTCCAGTTGCCGATAACACGTGCATCCAGGTACTTGCCTTCTGCATCCGTGTTCAGAGCGAGGCGCTGATCGTCAGCAAGGCCCTGGTTGAATCCCATGTCAAAGTCAGCCTTGACGAAGGATTCTTCGGATTCCCAGAGGCTATTTGCCACGGCAGCCGTTGCATTGTTCGGAGTCCAGCCGTATGCGAAGTAGGCAAGGAGCTTTCCGTCACATTCGGCGTAAAGTTCGCCCTTGTGCGTTGTAGGATCCTGCGTCTGGAAAGCGCCGCTCCAAATCTTTTGATTGAACGAATCCGTCACGGCATCGTTCAGATTCACCGTTGCCGTCTGTCCATTTGCATTACGAATAACAATAGAAGAGGCATCGTTGCTCAAGCGCTGCAAAACCTGCAACGACACGGAATCGTTTTTGACCTGGACGAATTGGACCACAGGGCAACCAGTCTTTTTGCCCGCGTCCAACAGAATGGGCTGGCCGTTGGAATAAACACTTACATTATTTGCCAAGGCAAAAGTGTTCGACTGCGGCTGAGACGGGTCATCAGACTTGGTCCACGTTACCCAATCGTTACCATGCAGGCCAATCGAATAGCCAGAAATGCCGCCGAGGGTATCGCCCGGATACAGCGTCAGGTCCGGGAAATAAATAACGAGTGTAGCATGGTCGGCGCTTTCAAACGTCCAGTTTGCCATACCACCCGGGAGATAATACGGTTCAGGCGGAGCAATTTCGGAGGTATCCTGGACCACATTGTAACGCAATTCAACGTTACGCAGCGTGTCTTCGGAGTTATTCTCCACCCTAAACCTTAACACGGTTTGATTTGTTTGTGAATACTGCTCGTCTAGCGTATAGACAGAAGCAGCGAATGCAGAGGTAGCCATGGCACACGCCATGACCATTTTACGAAAATGGTTCATTCGTTCTCCTTATGTAGTGTAACCTGGCGCGAAAAGTAGTTTATTTACTTAAAAAAAACAAGACAAAATAACGTATTTCTAACAAAATAAAATTTGATGATATGATGCTATTTAGACAAGTAATATCGCGTATATACACGACGTCACACATTGGAAAATTTCAAAAAATTTTTCCATTTTTTCAAATGTATTACAAACAACATATAAAGTATTGAGACAAAAAAAATGTCCGCTTTCGCGGACATTCCTTAAAGAGATTCGCAAAGTGAATTTCGCAATTACTTGCGCCAGCCTTCCATAATCTTCATGCAGCCAGCGAGTAGCTCGGCGGAGCGGTCCTTGGCTTCGGTTTCCACGTAGCAGCGGAATTCCGGAGCGTTGCCGCTGGGGCGCAGGTGCACGATATCGCCAGAATCGAATTCCATGCGGTAGCCGTCCGTTTCATCGATGGAAACGACTTCGCCGTGGAAGGGCTTCGGAGCCGGGCCATCTTTAGGCTTGAACTTGGAAGGCTTTGCAGTGAGGGCACCGAACAATTTGGCGCCGAGTTTCTTTTCGCGGATTTCAGCGAGCTTCGCCTTCGACGTTTCGGTCGAGAATTCCTTGAGGCGGTCGCTGAGCGTAAAGCGCTTCGGGAGTTTCTTGAGCAAATCGACCACGCACATTTTCTGTTCGCGGACCATGACCATCACGGCAATCATCGGGAGCAATGCATCGCGAGTCGGGAGTGCCGGGAGCGTGCGGGTTGTGCGAGTCTCACCGCCGCGGCCATCGCTATCAATGAATTCGCGCGTGAGGTTTGTCTGCAACAGGAATCCGCCGTTTGCTTCGTAGCCAGCGACAGAGACGCTCTTGTCGTTTGCATCCACCAGGCTTTCCATGCCGGCGATCACGTACGGGCTTCCGATTCGCGTGCGGCAAATCTTTTCGAAGGAGCCAGATTTTTCAAGCGACGTGTTGCAACTCACAGGAGTTGCAATGCGCTTGATACCAAGCGCCTGGGCAGCCAAGATGCCCAGCACGTCGCCACGGAGCCACATGCCTACATCGTCTGCCAAAAGCGGGCGGTCGCTATCGCCATCGGTACTGAAAATTGCATCCACGAAATCCTTGTGCGCAAAGTCGCGGGCCAAGTCTTCGTCTTCTTTACGGATAGCTTCGGTATCCACCGGAATAAAGGTTTCGCTGCGGGCAAAAGGCTTGACTGTCGCGCCCAAGCTTTCGAGCACTTTCACCACAATGTCGCGGCCCACGGCGGAATGCTGGTACACGCCAATGGTCAGGCCTTGCAAAGCCTTAGCACCGAAAAATTCCGGATAGCGCTTGCAGTAATTTTCTTCGGCTTCAGTTTCGACCGCCGGAAGTGCGGGGGCATTTTTCAGCATGCCATTTGCATCGAAAATCGCTTCGTCGAAATCCACCGACTGCGAAACAATTCCCTGTTCGTCCTTCTTGGTGATTTCGCCCTGCGGGTGGTTGAACTTGATGCCGTTGCGGTCGGCCGGAATGTGGCTACCCGTGACCATGATGGTCGGGAGAGCCTTATCGATACCGTACAAAGCGATTGCCGGGCTCGGAATGCGGCCGCAGTAAATCACCTTCCAAGAGGAATCTTCGCCGGCTTTGACCAAGGCCTTCAAAATGCGTTCGGTACTCGGGCGCAAGTCGCCAGCAATTGCAATCGTGTGATCGCACTTGTAGCTAGCCTCGCAGTACTTGATAAACGAGCGCGCATACACATAGCACACGCGGTCCGTCATCGCTGTCACCAGGCCGCGGGCACCGCTGGTACCGAATGCCACACCGGACTGTTTCATTACTTCTTGCATCGAAATGCTCATAGACTCTTCCTTAGAAATCGAAACTTCTTTATAAAATAAAAGTAGAAAAGATAGCGGCATCAATCTTTTCAAAATCGTAACCAATGCAGGGCCAAGGCAAAAACACTTGATACAGCCGTATACAGAATCACCGTTTTTACACTAACACCCCCTAAAAAAAGAGGATATTTTCTACTTTGGATGTTAAAATAAGGGATGATTATGCTCAAAAAAATCTTGACCGCAGGCGTTTTCAGCGCCGTAGCACTCAGTGCAGCACCGCTCCTCACCAACGGCGACTTGTCTTACGGTGACGGCGGTTGGTATGTTTGGAACAACCCCGATGGCCCCGCCAAGTACGAAAGCAAAATCGGTGTCGAAGGCCTCGGCGTAAACGGCAGCGAAGGCGTCAAGCTCACGGTGACCGAACTCCCGAACCCCTCTTGGGGCCTGCAGTTGCAACCGCCCAAGTGGCTCGCCGACTCAGCCTACTACAAGCTCAGCTTTAAGGCCAAGGGCAACATGCCCATCAACGCCATCATTCAAGGCGGTCCTCCCGACTGGCGCCAGAAAGAAAGCGCCTCGTTCATGCTGACCAAGGACTGGAAAGAATATTCCATGATTTTCCTTGCCGACCAGAAGGGTTACGGCGTGAACAACGTGACATTCCATGTGGGCCTTGCCAAGGGTTGGCTCCAGATGGACGACGTGACCATCGAAAAAGTCGAAGGCATGGATGACATGACCTGGTACAACAATTCCGCCGCCCGTATCGACAGCCTGCGCAAAAAGGATTTGACCGTGAAGGCCGCCCCCGGCGCCCAGGTGAAGGTGGAACTCATGCGCCACGCATTCCCCTTCGGTACAGCACTCGCCCTCTACCCCACCAAGGACAGCGTTGAAACTTGGTACCGCAAGACCGCCAATAAGTACTTCTGGTATGGCGTTCCCGAAAACCAGTTCAAGTGGCCGGAATACGAACCCAAGAAGGGCAAGATCCGCCGCGAAGAATTCAAGCAGTACCTGGATTACGTGAACGATTACAAGTGGGGCTTCCGCGCCCATACGCTCGTGTGGGGCCACCAGGGTTACGGCTTCGACAAGCACTTCAGTAACCAGGGCAGCTGCAAGGATATCTCGAAAAAGATCAAGGAACGCATCACCCGCGACATGAAGGAATACAAGGGCCGCATCAAGGAATACGACGTGTGGAACGAAGCATTCCACGAACCGTTCATCTTTAACAAGTGCGGCTGGGACCTGCTGGATAGCGCCCACGTTTGGGCACACCGCGCAGACCCCGATGCACGCCTCTTCATCAACGAATACAACGTGGTGTCCGCCGGCGAAACCGATCGCCTGTACGAAATCGTGAAGGGCATGCTCGAACGCAAAGTTCCTGTACACGGCATTGGCGTACAGTGCCACTTCGGTGACCGCCAGCTGAACCCGGCATTCATCAAGGCCCGTCTCGACAGGCTCGGATCTTTGGGCCTCCCCATCAAGGTCACGGAACTTGACTTTGGTGACTGGCAGAAGGGCATGTACTTCGGCGAAGAAGAACAGGCCAAGCGCTTTGAAATGTTCCTGCGCATTGCCTTCAGCCACCCCGCTGTCGAAGGCATTATCCTGTGGGGCTTCTGGGATGGCCGTCACTGGGTCAAGAACGGCGGTATCGTTGCCATGGACGGTCGCGAAAAGCCGGCTGCCAAGCTCATTTACGACTTGTGGCACAAGGTATGGACCACCAACGGAACGTTCAAGGCCGATGAAAACGGTGTCGTGAAGTTCCGCGGCTACCCCGGCAAGTACAAAGTAACCATCGACGGCAAGTCTGAAATGGTTGAATTGAAGTAACGCTACGTCATCGCGCAAAGCTATCTATTACTAAAAGAGCCTCCCGGTTTATCCGGGAGGTTTTCTTTTTTATATTTCACTCCACAAACCATAGTGAGGAAACAATGAAGAGTCTCTACAAAATTGCAGCAATTTCTTTGGCCATGGCATTCGTGGCCTGCGACGATTCCACCTCTGCAAGCGATAACGGCGGCAATGGCGGTAACGGTGGCAGCGCAAACGTCGCCTGCACCAACGAACCTGTAAATTGCCCTGCTATCGAATACGAAAACGAAGTTTACGACCTTCGCGATTGCAACCATTACAAGATTCAAACCTTCGGCACGCAGACATGGATGACCGAAAACTTGAACTACAATTCTTGCGAAATCAACGGTCAAAACTGGTGCTACGGTGGTGACGCAGCCAACTGCCAAAAGTACGGTCGCCTTTACACCTGGACAGCCGCAATGGGCCTCGATAAATCTTACCAGAAGAATTACGCGAACCTGCCCGAAGGCACCGTAACCAAAGGCCTCTGCCCTGTCGGATACCATATTCCGAGCGACGCCGAGACGGACATTCTTATCGCCTATCTAGAAGAGAATAACAATGTGGCCGATTTCAACTTCCAGTTCGGCGGCAAGAATAACTTCGCAGGCTTCGCCGACTTAGACAGAACCGCATACTTCTGGACAGCTGACGAAGACCACTCCGAATTCGGCGGAAAAGAAAACGTCCGCATCTGGAGTTATTCCGAAACCTTCGGCTTCGGTGGCGGTTCCATATTCAAGGACAGCGGACTTTCAATCCGCTGCGTGAAGGACTAAAAATTTCTGCATAAAAGAAAACGCCCCGCGATTTTATCGCGGGGTTTTCTTAATGGTTTGCTCGACGAATCGCGCGGCCTATCGATTAGTAGTTTTCAGCAGTGACTTCGAAGAAGGACTGCGGGTGTGCGCACACCGGGCATGCGGCCGGAGCCTTGGTGCCAACGACAATGTGACCGCAGTTGCGGCATTCCCACACCTTGACTTCGCTCTTTTCGAACACGGCCGCGGTTTCCACATTCTTGAGGAGTGCGCGGTAGCGTTCTTCGTGGCGCTTTTCGATAGCGGCGACCATGCGGAACTTCTTGGCGAGAGCGGCAAAGCCTTCGGCTTCGGCAGTCTTTGCGAAGTCTTCGTACATGTCGGTCCATTCGTAGTTTTCGCCGTCGGCAGCAGCCTTCAGGTTAGCAGCGGTGTCACCGATACCGTCGAGTTCCTTGAACCAAAGCTTGGCGTGTTCCTTTTCGTTGTCTGCAGTTTTCAGGAACAGCTCAGCGATCTGTTCGTAGCCTTCTTTCTTGGCGCAGCTTGCAAAGTAGGTGTACTTGTTGCGAGCCTGGGATTCGCCTGCAAAGGCGGCCTGAAGGTTCTTTTCGGTCTGGGTTCCGGCGTACTTGTTTGCCATAAATTCCTCTCTTGGTTGAAGTGTCTCGAAAAGAATATACACTTTTTTAGGTCGTCCTGGGCAAAAATAAGTCCATTCAGAGCCTTTTTTCTGCAAAATAATATATATCTAAACCAAAAGGAGGCCTTTTATGACCCTCATGATTATCCAGCTTTTGATTGTACTTTTGGCGCTTTACGTGGGCTCGCGATACGGGAGCCTTGCCCTCGGCGCCATTTCGGGAATTGGTCTTGCCATTCTGGTGCTCGGGTTCGGCATGCAACCCGGCAAACCGCCTACCGACGTCATTTATATCATTATCGCGGCAGTCACCTGCGCGGGCATTATGCAGGCTTCGGGCGGCATGGATTGGCTGATTCAAATTGCAGAGCGCCTGTTACGCAAGCACCCGAACCATATCACGATTCTCGCTCCGCTCTGCACGTTCTTCCTCACGGTTCTCGTGGGCACCGGTCACGTAGTTTACACCCTGATGCCGATTATTTGCGACATCTCCTTGAAAAAGGGAATCCGCCCGGAACGCCCCTGCGGTGTAGCTTCTGTCGCCTCACAGGTGGGCATTACCTGTTCCCCCATTGCAGCCGCCGTCGCCTCGTTCGTGATTATCTCGAACGCAAACGGTTTTGAAATCAACAACCTGCAAGTCATCGCAATCACCATTCCCGCTTGCCTTTGCGGCCTCATGGCGGCAGCCGCCGTCTCTTATAAGCGCGGACTCGACCTCGACAAAGACCCTGCCTTCCAGGCGCGTCTCAAAGACCCGCAAATAAAGGAATACATGTACGGAAACACCGCCTCGGTACTCGACAAAGAAGTCCCGAAAGAAGCAAAGCGCGCCGTGTTCATCTTCCTCGGCGCCCTCGCCGTCATCGTGCTCTTCTCCGTGTTCCAGATTATCGGGCATGATATCCGCCCGCAATTCCCGACCGGCAAGGTTGTCGATGGCGTCGCTCAAATGAAGCCGCTCGCCATGAACATCATCATTCAGATTGTGATGATTTCGGCCGCCGCGTTCATGGTTATTTTTTGTAAGGCAGCCCCCAAGAAGGCCGTGGCAGGCGCCGTGTGGCAAAGCGGCATGGTGGCCGTGGTCGCCATTTACGGAATTGCCTGGCTTGCCGACACCTACTTCGCGAACTACATGGACGTGATGCAGGGCGGACTTAAGGACATCGTGCAACATTACCCGTGGGCCATCGCATTTGCCTTCTTCGCGGTAAGCGTGCTCATCAACTCGCAGGGCGCAGTCGTGGTCGCCATGCTCCCGCTCGCCTATAGCCTCGGCATCGAAGGCCCTGTGCTCCTGGGCGTACTCCCGAGCGTATACGGCTACTTCTTTATTCCGAATTACCCTTCGGACATTGCGACCGTGAACTTCGACCGTTCGGGCACCACCGTCATCGGCAAGTACCTATTGAACCACAGCTTTATGCGCCCAGGTATGGTAAGCGTTATCGTCTCAACCATCGTGGGAACAATCTTGGTGAAAATTTTCTACTAGAACATCATCCATTTGCAACAAATGACGGATAAAGTAAGCTTTATCCGTACATTTTGCCGTTCGTCGTAAAAACATTCGCTATGCATTGAATTGTTAGACTAAAAACTTATTTTTTTAATATGAAGTTTAAACACGCGGCATCATTCATACTCTGCATTATATTCGCGCTGTTTTGCACAGGGTGCGTCACGACGAACGTGCACAAGTTCCGCATGACTGCGTCCGAAGCCCCCGAAGTACACGGGGCAAACACGCAGCAGGCCTCTCACTCTTCATTATGGCGATTTACCGGAAAAATCAACTACAACGCCGAAAAGAACGTAAACATCACCAAAGACGTATCTGAAGCACCGGATCTCGACAGGCTTTTCGATGTACCGATAAAGTTCAAGGATGCCTCATACAAGATGGGCGGCCTCGATTTCAGCGGAAAGGTGGATTTTCTCTATAAAGCAAGTAGCTTCGTCATTGGCGGCGGCTTAGGCTATAAAGACGGAATCTATTCGCACCTTACAATGGGTGCAAACTACTCGCATTTCGAGTTCGGCGTATTTCTCGGAGGATACAACCAATACATCGATATGCAATATTCGGGCGATAAGGGTGAGGACTGCGGTGATTCCGACAACGATTGCACGACCTTCAGCAGCCACGGCAACGATTTCAGCGCAAGTGTTTTTGCCGGCCTCTATACAGGTTTTTATCTGGACAAGTTCTTTGCCAACCTCAGCGTAAGTACCTACAGCCCAAACCCCAAAATAGAAGGAACCGACCTAGATGTTCCGGGCATCACGACAGCCTACCTCACCATAGGCTACAGGCTTAACCGCTGGCTTGAATTCAGCGTCGGCGGCATTGCGACCTTCATAGACACTTCCGAGGGGAATAGCTATCCGGGCGTTACCGGCGGCGTAAGCATTTACCTGTAGCAGGCCTGTTTCCCAAACGAACCACAAATTTTCTTTTTTAGGGGCAAAAAAAATGTCCCTTTGTTGTATATTTTAGTTGAAATATTTTATAGGCGGTATTTATGCTGATAGAAAAGATTGCATCCCCTGCAGATGTGAAAAAGATGGACACAGAAAGCCTCAAGGCGCTCGCGGGCGAAATCCGCACAGCCCTCATCAACAAGATTTCACATTGCGGCGGGCACTTGGCACCGAACCTCGGATTCGTGGAGCCGACCATCGCGCTGCATTACGTTTTTGAATCGCCCAAGGACAAGATTGTCTACGATGTTAGCCACCAGAGTTACACCCACAAGATTTTGACAGGCCGCGCCGAAGCGTTCCTGAATCCGGACAAGTACTGGAGCGTTACCGGCTACACCGAACCCTGCGAAAGCGAACACGACCAGTTCATGATTGGCCACACCTCGACTTCCGTGAGTCTCGCACTCGGGCTAGCAACCGCC from uncultured Fibrobacter sp. encodes:
- a CDS encoding phosphomannomutase; the protein is MSISMQEVMKQSGVAFGTSGARGLVTAMTDRVCYVYARSFIKYCEASYKCDHTIAIAGDLRPSTERILKALVKAGEDSSWKVIYCGRIPSPAIALYGIDKALPTIMVTGSHIPADRNGIKFNHPQGEITKKDEQGIVSQSVDFDEAIFDANGMLKNAPALPAVETEAEENYCKRYPEFFGAKALQGLTIGVYQHSAVGRDIVVKVLESLGATVKPFARSETFIPVDTEAIRKEDEDLARDFAHKDFVDAIFSTDGDSDRPLLADDVGMWLRGDVLGILAAQALGIKRIATPVSCNTSLEKSGSFEKICRTRIGSPYVIAGMESLVDANDKSVSVAGYEANGGFLLQTNLTREFIDSDGRGGETRTTRTLPALPTRDALLPMIAVMVMVREQKMCVVDLLKKLPKRFTLSDRLKEFSTETSKAKLAEIREKKLGAKLFGALTAKPSKFKPKDGPAPKPFHGEVVSIDETDGYRMEFDSGDIVHLRPSGNAPEFRCYVETEAKDRSAELLAGCMKIMEGWRK
- a CDS encoding endo-1,4-beta-xylanase gives rise to the protein MLKKILTAGVFSAVALSAAPLLTNGDLSYGDGGWYVWNNPDGPAKYESKIGVEGLGVNGSEGVKLTVTELPNPSWGLQLQPPKWLADSAYYKLSFKAKGNMPINAIIQGGPPDWRQKESASFMLTKDWKEYSMIFLADQKGYGVNNVTFHVGLAKGWLQMDDVTIEKVEGMDDMTWYNNSAARIDSLRKKDLTVKAAPGAQVKVELMRHAFPFGTALALYPTKDSVETWYRKTANKYFWYGVPENQFKWPEYEPKKGKIRREEFKQYLDYVNDYKWGFRAHTLVWGHQGYGFDKHFSNQGSCKDISKKIKERITRDMKEYKGRIKEYDVWNEAFHEPFIFNKCGWDLLDSAHVWAHRADPDARLFINEYNVVSAGETDRLYEIVKGMLERKVPVHGIGVQCHFGDRQLNPAFIKARLDRLGSLGLPIKVTELDFGDWQKGMYFGEEEQAKRFEMFLRIAFSHPAVEGIILWGFWDGRHWVKNGGIVAMDGREKPAAKLIYDLWHKVWTTNGTFKADENGVVKFRGYPGKYKVTIDGKSEMVELK
- a CDS encoding FISUMP domain-containing protein, with protein sequence MKSLYKIAAISLAMAFVACDDSTSASDNGGNGGNGGSANVACTNEPVNCPAIEYENEVYDLRDCNHYKIQTFGTQTWMTENLNYNSCEINGQNWCYGGDAANCQKYGRLYTWTAAMGLDKSYQKNYANLPEGTVTKGLCPVGYHIPSDAETDILIAYLEENNNVADFNFQFGGKNNFAGFADLDRTAYFWTADEDHSEFGGKENVRIWSYSETFGFGGGSIFKDSGLSIRCVKD
- the rbr gene encoding rubrerythrin — translated: MANKYAGTQTEKNLQAAFAGESQARNKYTYFASCAKKEGYEQIAELFLKTADNEKEHAKLWFKELDGIGDTAANLKAAADGENYEWTDMYEDFAKTAEAEGFAALAKKFRMVAAIEKRHEERYRALLKNVETAAVFEKSEVKVWECRNCGHIVVGTKAPAACPVCAHPQSFFEVTAENY
- a CDS encoding anaerobic C4-dicarboxylate transporter, whose translation is MTLMIIQLLIVLLALYVGSRYGSLALGAISGIGLAILVLGFGMQPGKPPTDVIYIIIAAVTCAGIMQASGGMDWLIQIAERLLRKHPNHITILAPLCTFFLTVLVGTGHVVYTLMPIICDISLKKGIRPERPCGVASVASQVGITCSPIAAAVASFVIISNANGFEINNLQVIAITIPACLCGLMAAAAVSYKRGLDLDKDPAFQARLKDPQIKEYMYGNTASVLDKEVPKEAKRAVFIFLGALAVIVLFSVFQIIGHDIRPQFPTGKVVDGVAQMKPLAMNIIIQIVMISAAAFMVIFCKAAPKKAVAGAVWQSGMVAVVAIYGIAWLADTYFANYMDVMQGGLKDIVQHYPWAIAFAFFAVSVLINSQGAVVVAMLPLAYSLGIEGPVLLGVLPSVYGYFFIPNYPSDIATVNFDRSGTTVIGKYLLNHSFMRPGMVSVIVSTIVGTILVKIFY